The following coding sequences lie in one Rutidosis leptorrhynchoides isolate AG116_Rl617_1_P2 chromosome 4, CSIRO_AGI_Rlap_v1, whole genome shotgun sequence genomic window:
- the LOC139839795 gene encoding low affinity inorganic phosphate transporter 1-like gives MAREQLQVLSALDAAKTQFYHFTAIVIAGMGFFTDAYDLFAISLVTKLLGRIYYFDNNAKVLKPGTLPPSVASSVTGVALVGTLCGQLFFGWLGDKMGRKRVYGMTLALMVVCSLASGLSFSHERRGVMATLCFFRFWLGFGIGGDYPLSATIMSEYANKKTRGAFIAAVFAMQGFGILTSGVVALITAASFDHAFKAPPFKTNPIGSTVPQADYVWRIILMFGAIPAALTYYWRMKMPETARYTALVAKNAKQAAVDMGRVLNVEIAAEEEKLEQIESHNQFGLFSKEFLRRHGLHLLGTCSTWFLLDIAFYSQNLFQKDVFSAIGWIPKAGEMNAIGEVLKVAKAQTLIALCSTVPGYWFTVAFIDIIGRFAIQLMGFFFMTVFMFALAIPYRHWTLHDNRLGFVIMYSLTFFFANFGPNATTFVVPAEIFPARLRSTCHGISAASGKAGAIVGAYGFLYASQSRDPNNTDAGYHTGIGIRYSLITLGVVNFLGMAFTFLVPEAKGKSLEEMSGENEEEMEPTPNKRTSPV, from the coding sequence ATGGCTCGAGAGCAACTGCAAGTGCTTAGCGCACTTGATGCTGCTAAGACCCAATTTTACCATTTTACGGCTATCGTGATTGCGGGTATGGGTTTCTTCACAGACGCCTACGATCTCTTCGCTATTTCCCTTGTAACCAAGTTACTTGGACGTATTTACTACTTCGACAACAATGCAAAGGTACTCAAGCCTGGAACCCTACCCCCTAGTGTAGCCTCATCGGTTACAGGTGTCGCCCTTGTTGGAACGCTATGCGGTCAACTCTTCTTCGGGTGGCTTGGAGACAAAATGGGACGAAAAAGAGTCTATGGTATGACTTTGGCTCTCATGGTCGTGTGCTCACTCGCATCGGGCCTTTCATTCTCACATGAACGAAGGGGTGTGATGGCTACTCTTTGTTTTTTTAGGTTTTGGCTCGGGTTTGGTATTGGTGGTGACTATCCACTTTCGGCTACAATTATGTCGGAATACGCAAATAAGAAAACTCGTGGTGCATTTATTGCTGCGGTTTTCGCTATGCAAGGTTTCGGAATTTTGACCAGTGGAGTGGTAGCATTGATCACGGCTGCATCTTTTGACCACGCGTTTAAAGCTCCCCCCTTTAAAACAAATCCAATAGGGTCCACAGTTCCTCAAGCTGACTATGTCTGGAGAATTATTCTCATGTTTGGGGCGATTCCGGCCGCCCTGACATACTATTGGCGTATGAAGATGCCAGAAACCGCTCGTTATACAGCTTTGGTAGCGAAGAACGCCAAACAGGCAGCAGTAGACATGGGTCGAGTCTTAAATGTTGAGATAGCCGCCGAAGAGGAAAAGTTAGAGCAAATTGAGTCGCATAACCAATTCGGATTGTTTTCTAAAGAATTTCTTCGTCGTCACGGGCTTCATTTACTCGGAACATGTTCCACATGGTTTTTACTCGATATCGCTTTCTACTCACAAAACCTATTCCAAAAGGATGTATTCTCCGCAATTGGATGGATCCCTAAAGCGGGTGAAATGAATGCCATCGGCGAGGTTTTGAAAGTAGCAAAAGCCCAAACTCTGATTGCGCTTTGCAGTACTGTCCCGGGATATTGGTTCACAGTTGCCTTCATTGATATCATTGGTCGTTTCGCAATCCAACTCATGGGATTCTTTTTCATGACTGTTTTCATGTTCGCCCTAGCTATTCCATACCGCCACTGGACCTTACACGACAATCGTCTTGGCTTCGTGATCATGTACTCCTTAACCTTCTTTTTTGCTAACTTTGGCCCTAACGCCACAACCTTCGTGGTCCCTGCTGAAATCTTCCCAGCCAGACTCCGATCCACTTGTCATGGAATCTCCGCAGCTTCTGGGAAAGCGGGAGCCATTGTCGGTGCATACGGGTTCCTCTACGCTTCTCAAAGCCGCGACCCAAATAATACCGATGCAGGGTACCATACAGGTATCGGAATCAGGTACTCGCTTATCACACTCGGTGTAGTCAATTTCTTAGGAATGGCGTTTACATTTTTAGTCCCCGAAGCTAAAGGCAAATCGCTTGAAGAAATGTCCGGTGAAAATGAAGAGGAAATGGAGCCAACCCCCAACAAACGAACCTCACCTGTTTGA